Below is a genomic region from Neisseria zoodegmatis.
GAAGCCGCCCCAGTAGGCGCGTGGGTCTTCGCCGTGGCTTTCGCCGACGAAAATCACCGAAGCGTCGGGCGATTCTTTCAATAAGGGAAGGAAGGCACGGGTTAAGCCCATCGGGGCGACGGTGTTGATGCGGTATTGGTTGACCCATTCGGCCACGGTTTGGAAATCGAGCGGGGAGAGGGCATAGAAGTAGCTGGCGCAATGCACGATACCGTCGAGCTTGTTGCCGGTGGCTTCAGCGATGGTGGCGGCGAAGCGGTCGAATTCGGCTTCTTCGGCGGTTAAAAGGTCGAAGCAGATGGCAAAGGGTTCGGGGCTGCCCGATGCCGCGATTTCGTCATACACTTTTTCGAGTTTTTTCTGATGGCGGGCGACCAGCACCACGGTGGCACCTGCGGCGGCGTAGGTTTTGGCGACTTGTTCGCCGATGCCTTGAGATGCGCCGGTAATCAGGATGGTTTTGTTTTGAAGCTGGCTCATGGGTTTTTCCTTTAAGGTTTCAATCGGTATAAACGGCAGGCCGTCTGAAAAGCAGTAGTGCTTGGCGGTAACGCTAAAGTTTTGGCCTGTACGGGTTGTATTCGGTCAAACACAGTTCCGCGGCGGTTGCGCCGGACTGCACGGCGGCTTCGAGCGTGGCGGGGTAGCGCGGATGCAGGTAGTCGCCGGCGGGATAGATGCGGCGGTGGTGCAGCCATGCCAAATCGGGTGGGGTGCGGCCGGCCGTTGCTGCGGCGGTGGCGCGTTTTTCGATAATCACTTGCGCGGCAAGCGGTTCGCCCAAATAAGGGCAAAGCGTTTTCAAATCGGCATCTACGCGCGCAATCCATTCTTCGTTTTTCAGACGGCCTATGTGGTCGGACACGCTGATCACGGCAGCAGTTTCATTGGCGGACAAGCCCAGTGCGGCACGGTGGACAAACCATTGTGCGGTGCCTTCGGCCAAGCCGGTGAGCGGCGCGGGCAGGTGTACGGTTTCGGCGTAGCGCAGATACACGGTGGTGATGGCATGGTAGGTAATGTCTTCAAAGGCCGTCTGAATATCGGCGGGGGTTTCAGACGGCATCAGCGCGGCGGCATGATACGGGGCGACGGCAAGAATGGCGGCATCAAACGCTTCGCCGTTCATGCACACGCGACCGTCGGGCAGGTTGGAAAGCTGCGTTACGCGCGTTTCCATACGGATGTCCGCTTTGTGTTTGGCTAAGAATTGCAAGGAAGGTTCGGCAATGATGCGGCCTAAATCTTGCTTGGGCAAAAGATAATCACTGCCAGATTTATCTGCCCACACACCATCTTGCAAAACATTGCACAGCGTTTGCAGACTCGCGGATTCGAGCGGCGTGTTCAATGCGCCCCATACCAGCGGCTGCCAAAATTGCGCGACGGCTTTACGTTGGACATTGCGGCTGCGCAGCCATTCGGCCACAGTGATGTCGGGCAGCGGAAGCGTCG
It encodes:
- a CDS encoding SDR family oxidoreductase, which gives rise to MSQLQNKTILITGASQGIGEQVAKTYAAAGATVVLVARHQKKLEKVYDEIAASGSPEPFAICFDLLTAEEAEFDRFAATIAEATGNKLDGIVHCASYFYALSPLDFQTVAEWVNQYRINTVAPMGLTRAFLPLLKESPDASVIFVGESHGEDPRAYWGGFGASKAALNYLCKVAADEWERFPNLRANVLVPGAVNSPQRMKTHPGEARAERKNYEDIMPEFVWWSSEASKGRSGEIVYL
- the hpnE gene encoding hydroxysqualene dehydroxylase HpnE encodes the protein MKPQNPRPKIAVVGAGWAGLSAAVQLAPRANLTLFEAGRSAGGRARTLNADNSGFSFLDNGQHILLGAYHGVLALMKQIGADEHQAFLRLPLQWHISDGLQFQTASLPSPLHIIVGLLKAKNIGFGEKIKLLNDMHALQQRHRSTLPLPDITVAEWLRSRNVQRKAVAQFWQPLVWGALNTPLESASLQTLCNVLQDGVWADKSGSDYLLPKQDLGRIIAEPSLQFLAKHKADIRMETRVTQLSNLPDGRVCMNGEAFDAAILAVAPYHAAALMPSETPADIQTAFEDITYHAITTVYLRYAETVHLPAPLTGLAEGTAQWFVHRAALGLSANETAAVISVSDHIGRLKNEEWIARVDADLKTLCPYLGEPLAAQVIIEKRATAAATAGRTPPDLAWLHHRRIYPAGDYLHPRYPATLEAAVQSGATAAELCLTEYNPYRPKL